In Papaver somniferum cultivar HN1 chromosome 1, ASM357369v1, whole genome shotgun sequence, a genomic segment contains:
- the LOC113347124 gene encoding uncharacterized protein LOC113347124, whose protein sequence is MAENLFVRDVLQTINGETQAVITNLTKFHYFFFSTKNEFLNAVIAASYSDLLRNKFSKKYVAHTTIMVVQDDHMDEINRHTTSLFPGEERQYLSKDYISFATENYNEAKQLYPTEFLNKVEIAYMPKHELRLKIGLPITLLRCLDEKKGIITGTRLIITQLLEHEIVAEVLTGPAVGKKVVIGKHVMKSTNAIPLTRCQFPVKIAIVMHMDRSRGQSLHNAGFYFKSGSFDEDNNLAYIGISNTGKGASKTKITIIKKNDLLDGYTKTTVHQHIPDNSSSIDRMILQI, encoded by the coding sequence ATGGCAGAAAACCTATTTGTCAGAGATGTTTTACAAACCATTAATGGAGAAACCCAAGCAGTGATTACTAATCTAACAAAGttccattatttttttttctcaactaAAAATGAGTTTCTCAATGCAGTAATCGCAGCTTCATATTCAGATTTGCTAAGAAATAAGTTCAGCAAAAAGTACGTCGCCCATACAACTATTATGGTTGTTCAGGATGATCATATGGATGAAATAAATAGACACACGACATCCCTTTTTCCAGGAGAAGAACGTCAGTATCTAAGTAAGGATTATATATCTTTTGCTACTGAGAATTACAACGAAGCAAAGCAGCTGTATCCTACCGAATTTCTGAACAAGGTGGAAATTGCATACATGCCAAAACATGAGCTGCGACTGAAAATTGGATTACCAATTACTCTTTTGAGATGCCTGGACGAGAAAAAAGGTATCATTACTGGCACAAGATTAATTATAACGCAATTGCTAGAACATGAAATTGTTGCTGAAGTGCTAACAGGACCTGCAGTCGGGAAGAAAGTAGTTATAGGTAAGCATGTGATGAAATCAACAAATGCAATACCACTCACTAGATGTCAGTTTCCAGTAAAAATAGCAATTGTAATGCACATGGACAGAAGCAGAGGACAAAGCTTACACAATGCTGGATTCTACTTCAAGTCAGGATCGTTTGATGAAGATAACAATCTTGCATACATTGGCATTTCAAATACAGGTAAGGGAGCATCAAAAACAAAGATTACCATCATCAAGAAGAATGACTTACTAGATGGTTATACCAAGACTACTGTGCATCAACACATTCCTGACAATTCCAGCTCTATTGACCGTATGATCCTCCAAATCTAA
- the LOC113347132 gene encoding uncharacterized protein LOC113347132 — translation MNCKATIRGIKKSSEWYYSACQKCKGRHAIVDNTQWRYSCNEEVKTPEIRLLLKLRVKDENDASIFVVHGETAEQLTAIQLNEIKACIDEKNKEKQRNLRRAIAEKIRGYQCIFNLEVNTPNPTSLILSDTDSDLDESSTDSDVISPETPSKKKCRRKLIMISDGELEETKHPEVMIISDDSESEETKHPEVVIISDDEN, via the exons ATGAATTGCAAAGCTACGATCAGGGGCATCAAGAAATCATCAGAGTGGTACTATTCGGCTTGCCAGAAATGCAAAGGCAGGCATGCAATAGTGGACAACACACAATGGCGCTACTCCTGCAATGAGGAGGTCAAGACCCCAGAGATAAG GTTATTATTAAAGCTTAGGGTGAAAGATGAAAATGATGCATCAATATTTGTTGTGCATGGAGAAACAGCTGAACAGCTAACTGCTATCCAGCTAAATGAGATCAAAGCATGCATagatgaaaaaaataaagaaaaacaacgcAACTTAAGACGCGCTATAGCTGAGAAGATTAGAGGATACCAATGTATCTTTAATCTTGAG GTGAATACTCCAAACCCTACATCTTTAATCTTATCTGATACCGATAGTGACTTGGATGAAAGCTCTACCGACTCGGATGTAATTTCTCCGGAGACACCTTCCAAGAAAAAATGTCGCAGGAAGCTAATCATGATTTCTGACGGTGAATTAGAAGAAACCAAACATCCCGAAGTGATGATCATATCAGACGACAGTGAATCAGAAGAAACCAAACATCCCGAGGTGGTGATCATATCAGACGACgaaaattag